The proteins below are encoded in one region of Mycteria americana isolate JAX WOST 10 ecotype Jacksonville Zoo and Gardens chromosome 22, USCA_MyAme_1.0, whole genome shotgun sequence:
- the LOC142419893 gene encoding F-box/LRR-repeat protein 20-like isoform X3, producing the protein MFSNNDEAVINKKLPKELLLRIFSFLDVVTLCRCAQVARAWNVLALDGSNWQRIDLFDFQRDIEGRVVENISKRCGGFLRKLSLRGCLGVGDNALRTFAQNCRNIEVLNLNGCTKITDATCTSLSKFCSKLRHLDLASCTSITNLSLKALSEGCPLLEQLNISWCDQVTKDGIQALVRGCGGLKALFLKGCTQLEDEALKYIGAHCPELVTLNLQTCSQITDDGLITICRGCHKLQSLCASGCSNITDAILNALGQNCPRLRILEVARCSQLTDVGFTTLARNCHELEKMDLEECVQITDSTLIQLSIHCPRLQVLSLSHCELITDDGIRHLGNGACAHDRLEVIELDNCPLITDASLEHLKSCHSLERIELYDCQQITRAGIKRLRTHLPNIKVHAYFAPVTPPPSVGGSRQRFCRCCIIL; encoded by the exons ATGTTCTCAAACAATGACGAAGCTGTGATCAACAAAAAACTTccaaaagagctgctgcttcG aattttctctttcctggatGTGGTCACTCTGTGTCGTTGCGCTCAAGTTGCCAGG GCATGGAATGTTCTGGCCCTGGACGGCAGTAACTGGCAGCGCATTGACCTGTTTGATTTCCAGAGGGATATCGAG GGCCGAGTAGTTGAGAATATTTCTAAAAGATGTGGGGGCTTCCTGCGGAAGTTAAGCCTGCGTGGCTGTCTAGGAGTGGGAGACAATGCATTAAG GACGTTTgcacagaactgcagaaatattGAAGTATTGAACCTAAATGGCTGTACCAAGATCACAGATGC TACGTGTACCAGCCTCAGTAAGTTCTGCTCTAAACTCAGGCACCTTGATTTGGCTTCCTGCACTTCCATAACCAACCTGTCTCTGAAAGCACTGAG CGAGGGATGCCCACTGCTGGAGCAGCTGAATATCTCCTGGTGCGACCAAGTGACTAAGgatggcatccaggctctggtgAGAGGCTGTGGTGGACTCAAAGCCCTGTTTCTGAAAGGCTGCACGCAG cttgagGATGAAGCTCTGAAGTACATTGGTGCGCATTGTCCCGAACTGGTGACGTTAAACCTTCAAACATGCTCA cAAATAACAGATGATGGTCTCATTACAATATGCAGAGGATGCCACAAGTTGCAATCCTTGTGTGCTTCAGGCTGCTCTAACATTACAGATGCCATCTTGAATGCCCTGGGGCAGAACTGCCCAAGGCTTAG AATATTAGAAGTTGCAAGGTGTTCTCAACTAACAGATGTGGGCTTTACCACTCTAGCTAGG AACTGCCATGAGCTTGAAAAAATGGACCTGGAAGAGTGTGTCCAG ataacAGACAGTACACTAATCCAGCTTTCCATACACTGTCCACGGCTTCAGGTTCTG AGTTTGTCCCACTGTGAGCTGATCACGGACGATGGGATTCGTCACTTGGGAAACGGCGCCTGCGCACACGACCGCTTGGAGGTGATCGAGCTGGACAACTGCCCTTTGATCACGGACGCCTCCCTGGAGCACCTGAAAAGCTGCCACAGCTTGGAGAGGATAGAACTGTACGACTGTCAGCAAATCACGCGGGCAGGGATCAAGAGactcagg ACCCATTTACCCAATATTAAAGTCCATGCCTACTTCGCGCCTGTGACTCCACCTCCTTCGGTCGGGGGCAGCAGACAACGCTTCTGCAGATGTTGCATCATCCTATGA